Proteins encoded in a region of the Stieleria neptunia genome:
- the mtnA gene encoding S-methyl-5-thioribose-1-phosphate isomerase — protein sequence MTAPETLRFEDHRLILIDQTKLPGELAELVCTTVRQTHDAIQRLVVRGAPAIGIAAAYGVCLAASDSAASESSDDSPADERSRYIDAIDYLATSRPTAVNLFWALDRMRHVVESTPVEKLNDALVAEAKRIHDEDREMCHAIGRNGAPLLSEIDTVLTHCNAGGLATSTWGTALAPIYHLHQTGNAPKVIADETRPLLQGGRLTAWELSQAGVDVTVITDSMSGSLMRQGVIQAVIVGADRITARGDVANKIGTYPVAVLARHHGIPFYVAAPTNTFDLELDSGDDIPIEQRGRDEVAAPHGVGIVPDAANVLNPAFDVTPAELVTAIITQRGVIHQPTAEAIARHFNS from the coding sequence ATGACCGCCCCTGAAACCCTCCGCTTCGAAGACCATCGCCTGATCCTGATCGACCAGACCAAGCTGCCCGGGGAACTGGCCGAGCTGGTCTGCACGACCGTCCGACAAACCCACGACGCGATCCAACGCCTGGTCGTGCGCGGTGCCCCCGCGATCGGCATCGCCGCCGCCTACGGAGTCTGTCTGGCCGCCAGTGATTCGGCCGCCAGTGAATCGTCCGATGATTCCCCAGCGGACGAACGATCTCGGTACATCGACGCGATCGACTACTTGGCGACCAGCCGCCCGACCGCGGTCAATCTGTTCTGGGCCCTCGACCGGATGCGCCACGTCGTCGAATCCACGCCCGTGGAAAAACTCAACGACGCGTTGGTCGCCGAAGCGAAACGGATTCACGACGAAGACCGCGAAATGTGCCACGCGATCGGACGCAATGGGGCTCCGCTGCTGTCCGAAATCGACACGGTGCTGACCCACTGCAACGCCGGCGGACTGGCCACGTCGACCTGGGGGACGGCGCTGGCGCCGATCTATCACTTGCACCAAACCGGAAACGCCCCCAAAGTCATCGCCGACGAAACGCGTCCGCTGCTGCAAGGCGGACGGCTGACCGCTTGGGAACTCTCCCAAGCCGGCGTCGACGTCACCGTGATCACCGACTCGATGTCGGGGTCCTTGATGCGACAAGGCGTGATTCAAGCCGTCATCGTCGGCGCCGATCGGATCACCGCACGAGGCGACGTGGCCAACAAGATCGGAACCTATCCCGTCGCCGTGTTGGCCCGACATCACGGCATACCGTTCTACGTCGCCGCCCCGACCAACACGTTCGATTTAGAACTCGACTCCGGTGACGACATCCCGATCGAGCAGCGGGGCCGCGATGAAGTCGCCGCCCCGCACGGGGTCGGCATCGTTCCCGACGCCGCCAACGTGCTCAACCCGGCCTTCGACGTCACCCCCGCCGAACTGGTCACCGCGATCATCACCCAGCGCGGCGTGATCCATCAACCGACCGCCGAAGCGATCGCAAGACATTTCAATAGCTAG
- a CDS encoding DUF1559 domain-containing protein, whose translation MPTEFRSMPTATPPRRSAFTLVELLVVIAIIGILVGLLLPAVQAAREAARRMSCTNNMKQMILAVHNYESATKRLPPAWTRPAMTGDGWSTQARILPYVENVALASAIDFSAGYGAARITVDGESIKVSSFRVPVYLCPSDVNDFERNDDDGNPYHYPLSYGYNAGPWFVLNPNTNETGPGSFVAGRVSRFRDVLDGLSNTLGFGEVKARTAYYRDVEIDGTIPTPREPAEICSLGGSLKTDTGHTEWVDGRVHQSGFTTTFSPNRKVICEVSGREFDVDFTNIREGKDTTALTQAAVTSRSYHQGGVNVTMMDGSVRFITDSINLELWRNLSTRAGGESVTVPE comes from the coding sequence ATGCCTACCGAGTTCCGTTCCATGCCGACTGCGACGCCGCCGCGACGAAGCGCCTTCACCTTGGTCGAGTTGCTGGTCGTGATCGCGATCATCGGTATTTTGGTCGGGTTGTTGTTACCGGCCGTCCAAGCGGCTCGCGAAGCGGCGCGGCGGATGAGTTGCACCAACAACATGAAGCAGATGATTTTGGCGGTTCACAATTACGAATCGGCCACCAAGCGTCTGCCCCCGGCCTGGACCCGCCCGGCGATGACCGGCGACGGCTGGTCGACTCAAGCGAGGATTTTGCCGTACGTCGAAAACGTCGCGTTGGCGTCGGCGATCGATTTCAGTGCCGGTTACGGGGCAGCCCGGATCACGGTGGACGGCGAATCGATCAAGGTGTCCAGTTTTCGCGTGCCGGTTTACTTGTGCCCCAGCGACGTCAACGACTTTGAACGCAACGACGACGACGGCAATCCGTATCACTATCCGCTCAGCTACGGCTACAACGCCGGGCCCTGGTTTGTGCTGAATCCCAACACAAATGAAACCGGTCCCGGATCCTTTGTCGCCGGCCGTGTGTCGCGATTCCGCGATGTGTTGGATGGGCTCAGTAACACGCTCGGGTTCGGCGAAGTCAAAGCCAGAACGGCCTATTATCGTGACGTGGAAATCGACGGAACGATCCCGACGCCACGGGAGCCGGCGGAGATCTGCTCCTTGGGCGGCAGCTTGAAAACCGACACCGGCCACACCGAATGGGTCGACGGACGCGTGCACCAATCGGGATTCACCACGACGTTCTCGCCCAACCGCAAAGTGATCTGCGAGGTCAGCGGACGTGAGTTCGATGTCGATTTCACGAACATTCGCGAAGGCAAGGACACGACCGCGCTGACTCAGGCGGCCGTGACCAGCCGCAGTTACCACCAGGGCGGCGTGAACGTCACGATGATGGATGGCTCGGTGCGGTTCATCACCGATTCGATCAATCTGGAACTCTGGCGGAACCTCTCCACGCGAGCCGGCGGCGAATCCGTGACGGTGCCGGAATAG
- a CDS encoding YceI family protein — MRHHFTSLVLTLLLGTLFAAGGSSVSAADVYDYDGVHSSVSFKARHLDISWIHGRFNEVSGTFSLDREDPSKSTFSLTIKTDSVDTANKARDEHLRQPDYFDTKQFPTIEFRSTSVKAIDGGYEVTGDFTMHGTTNSITLVLMGGKEHDFKKVKRVAFSTELELKRSDYGFDKRAIGPIGDAALIMIDCEGVRE; from the coding sequence ATGCGACATCACTTTACGAGTTTGGTTTTGACTCTCCTGTTGGGCACGCTGTTCGCTGCCGGCGGTTCGTCGGTTTCGGCAGCCGACGTCTACGACTATGACGGGGTGCACTCCTCGGTCAGTTTCAAGGCTCGGCATCTGGACATCAGTTGGATCCATGGCCGATTCAATGAGGTCTCCGGCACGTTTTCGCTGGACCGCGAAGATCCTTCGAAGTCGACGTTTTCGTTGACCATCAAAACCGATAGCGTCGACACGGCCAACAAGGCCCGCGATGAACACCTGCGCCAGCCTGACTACTTTGACACCAAGCAATTTCCCACGATCGAGTTCCGCAGCACCAGCGTCAAGGCGATCGATGGCGGTTACGAAGTCACCGGAGACTTCACGATGCACGGCACGACCAACTCGATCACGCTGGTCTTGATGGGCGGCAAGGAACACGATTTCAAGAAGGTCAAACGCGTCGCATTCTCCACCGAGCTTGAACTCAAACGAAGCGATTACGGGTTCGACAAGCGAGCCATCGGCCCGATCGGCGACGCCGCGTTGATCATGATTGATTGCGAAGGCGTGCGCGAATAA
- a CDS encoding CBS domain-containing protein → MNEVKVAQDFMRRKLVTLSPHTKVLDGVARLLRDNISGAPVVDDQNQYVGVFSEKACMKALSGSVAAAIELGISAPKVREFMKRDLITLSQDDDVFRSIDHILSKRISGAPVVDANGNFLGIFSEKTAMRVLVAALYDQVPGTNVGSYMNLDRNRIIDENDCLHDVARKFEETPYRRLPILHGEKLAGQVSRRDVLRAQHRIALEVADRVRRNGASESISESAKDREVGEFADTTALTLGPNADILQIAQLFLNSPYRRVPIVSGGTLVGQISRRDLLEAAADLLRPDPARHQASPLYLSPLADSLPPSMR, encoded by the coding sequence ATGAACGAAGTGAAAGTGGCTCAGGATTTCATGCGTCGCAAATTGGTGACGCTTTCCCCACACACCAAGGTGCTCGACGGAGTCGCGAGGTTGTTGCGTGACAACATTTCCGGCGCGCCGGTGGTGGACGATCAGAACCAATACGTCGGCGTGTTCAGCGAAAAGGCCTGCATGAAGGCGCTCAGCGGTTCGGTGGCCGCCGCGATCGAACTAGGAATCAGCGCGCCCAAGGTCCGCGAGTTCATGAAACGAGATTTGATCACGCTTTCACAAGATGACGACGTCTTTCGGTCGATCGATCACATTCTCAGCAAACGCATTTCCGGTGCCCCGGTCGTCGACGCCAATGGGAATTTCTTGGGGATCTTTTCCGAGAAAACGGCGATGCGAGTGCTGGTCGCCGCGCTCTACGATCAAGTGCCCGGCACCAACGTCGGTTCGTACATGAACCTGGACCGCAATCGCATCATCGACGAGAACGATTGCCTGCACGACGTCGCCAGGAAGTTTGAAGAAACGCCGTATCGTCGACTGCCGATCCTACACGGTGAAAAGCTGGCCGGTCAGGTCAGCCGACGCGACGTCTTGCGCGCCCAACATCGCATCGCCTTGGAAGTCGCCGATCGCGTCCGCCGCAACGGTGCGTCGGAGTCGATCAGCGAGTCGGCGAAGGACCGCGAAGTCGGCGAGTTTGCCGATACCACGGCGCTCACGTTGGGCCCCAACGCAGACATCCTGCAAATCGCCCAGCTGTTCTTGAACTCGCCCTATCGACGGGTTCCGATCGTCAGCGGCGGCACGCTGGTCGGCCAGATCAGCCGACGCGACTTGCTGGAAGCCGCCGCCGATCTGTTGCGCCCCGACCCCGCCCGACACCAAGCGAGCCCGCTGTACTTGAGCCCCCTGGCCGACTCGCTCCCGCCATCGATGCGCTGA
- a CDS encoding protein kinase domain-containing protein: MIGPNPNRSTFVPIHRNQSDRLARTSCNISDKLQLSLQRLEATGAFDSGQIRLIEEEYAALWNSEDSFHHISLLQPGDQIEHFVIDQLLGCGGEAHVFRAHESGTGKVFAIKVLHNARTSERFHREMKMVQQVAHPNIVTAYEVGTIHGMPYIAMELMQGPDLNALIADSGPIDWRQSSAFVLQIVRALAHAHCRELVHRDIKPGNIILNGGGQVKLVDLGLASMRIGSYEEETRSINLTGKAQIAGTLPYMAPEQAKSLSKADLRSDIYSLGATWFYLLTGKIRVRGKTFSRQYRNLVAKRRFRDMPADSLPPNLHQVFSKMVAYDRRQRYQSCLALEQDLERALEDLGQNVTSHQLSVLIVEDSQSDMLLAVELLKMANDSLMIHQATSLSEGIKIQAEHHVDLVFLDLTLPDSAGVATVEQFRAQHGEVPIVVLTGLSDEQVAEACVSAGATDFISKDDLTAHKLERVIFVTFSRHASLDE; encoded by the coding sequence ATGATTGGTCCGAATCCGAATCGTTCGACCTTCGTCCCTATTCACCGCAATCAGTCGGATCGACTGGCCCGGACGTCATGCAACATCTCGGACAAGCTTCAATTGTCTCTGCAGCGACTTGAAGCGACCGGCGCCTTTGATTCCGGTCAGATTCGATTGATCGAAGAGGAGTACGCGGCGCTGTGGAATTCGGAAGACTCGTTCCACCACATTTCGTTGCTGCAACCCGGTGATCAGATTGAGCATTTTGTCATCGATCAACTGTTGGGTTGTGGCGGCGAGGCGCACGTGTTTCGTGCGCACGAATCGGGAACGGGAAAAGTCTTCGCGATCAAAGTGCTTCACAACGCGCGGACGAGTGAACGGTTCCATCGTGAAATGAAGATGGTGCAGCAGGTGGCGCACCCCAACATCGTCACCGCCTATGAGGTCGGCACGATTCACGGGATGCCCTACATCGCGATGGAGTTGATGCAGGGGCCGGATTTAAACGCCCTGATCGCCGACAGCGGGCCGATCGATTGGCGACAATCCTCGGCCTTCGTTTTGCAGATCGTCCGCGCGCTGGCTCACGCCCATTGCCGCGAACTGGTCCACCGAGACATCAAGCCGGGCAACATCATTCTGAACGGGGGGGGGCAAGTCAAACTGGTCGACTTGGGACTGGCGTCGATGCGAATCGGGTCGTACGAAGAAGAGACGCGGTCGATCAATTTGACGGGGAAAGCGCAGATCGCCGGAACGTTGCCGTACATGGCCCCCGAGCAGGCCAAGTCGCTCTCCAAGGCCGATCTGCGCTCGGACATCTACAGCCTTGGCGCGACTTGGTTTTACTTGTTGACCGGGAAAATCCGCGTCCGCGGTAAAACGTTCTCGCGACAGTACCGAAATCTGGTTGCCAAACGGCGGTTTCGTGACATGCCCGCCGACAGTTTGCCGCCCAATCTGCACCAGGTGTTTTCCAAGATGGTCGCCTACGATCGGCGTCAGCGCTACCAGAGTTGTTTGGCGTTGGAGCAGGATTTGGAGCGCGCGTTGGAGGACTTGGGGCAAAACGTGACCTCACACCAGCTCAGCGTGCTGATCGTTGAAGACAGCCAATCGGACATGTTGTTGGCGGTCGAATTGCTCAAGATGGCCAACGACAGTTTGATGATTCATCAGGCAACCAGTTTGTCCGAAGGGATCAAGATCCAAGCCGAGCATCACGTTGACCTGGTCTTCCTGGATCTGACGTTGCCCGACAGTGCGGGGGTGGCGACGGTGGAGCAGTTCCGTGCCCAGCACGGCGAGGTGCCGATCGTGGTCCTGACGGGACTCTCCGACGAACAGGTCGCCGAGGCCTGTGTCAGCGCGGGGGCGACCGACTTCATTTCCAAAGATGACTTGACCGCCCACAAGCTTGAACGCGTGATCTTCGTCACCTTCTCGCGGCACGCTTCGCTGGACGAGTGA
- a CDS encoding prolyl oligopeptidase family serine peptidase, translated as MTIHHAFLTFLIAGVITVLSSHPNVAQPPATRTSPTVDTYHGIDVADDYRWLEDWNDAEVQRWSEDQNAYAREFLDALPGVDAIRRRVTEIMSARLDSYGGVRFAAGRYFAMKNQPPKEQPFLITFDSLDDLNQARTLFDPNQVDSEGTTSVDWFEPSPDGSLVAISLSSGGSEVGDVSVFDSTSGERVFEIVPRVNSGTAGGDLAWAPDGKGFYYTRHPRPGERPEVDLNFYQQLYYHQLGTDSAEDRFELGTDFPRIAEIEVEVHAETGNVLCNVQNGDGGEFAHYLRRSDGTWTQFSRFGDKLVQATFEPSGDILAITREAAPRGKIVRISTVTSKGALTESLTQSLTEPLIPEGDDTIVTSFYRAPPSLVATDNRIYVTYQLGGPSEIRVYDRDGNTLPKPTQLPISSVGGLEPLTGDDILFYNSSYVDPTLWFHYDASSETTTQTPLSSKSPVDLSDVRVTRKFAVSKDGTKVPVNIMRPASANGPGPCVLYGYGGYGINLTPRFNASNKVLFEQGVTYVVANLRGGGEYGEAWHLDGNLTKKQNVFDDFYAAARYLIDNGYTTSDQLAIMGGSNGGLLMGATLTQHPDLARCVVSSVGIYDMLRVELSPNGSFNIPEFGTVKNPDHFNAMRAYSPFHNVKDGTDYPAVIFFTGANDPRVDPMQSRKMTARLQAASTSGLPVLLRTSANAGHGGDSGLSQKIEQVVDTCAFLFHHLGVKVQRPQ; from the coding sequence ATGACCATCCATCACGCGTTTCTGACGTTTCTGATTGCCGGAGTGATCACCGTTTTGTCGTCCCACCCCAATGTCGCACAGCCTCCCGCGACCCGCACCTCGCCGACCGTCGACACCTACCATGGAATCGACGTGGCGGACGACTATCGCTGGCTGGAAGACTGGAACGACGCGGAGGTGCAACGTTGGAGCGAAGATCAGAATGCGTACGCGCGGGAGTTCCTGGACGCTCTGCCGGGCGTCGATGCGATTCGCCGCCGCGTGACCGAGATCATGTCCGCACGACTTGATTCGTACGGCGGCGTCCGCTTTGCCGCCGGCCGCTACTTTGCGATGAAGAATCAGCCGCCCAAGGAGCAGCCGTTCTTGATCACCTTCGATTCACTCGATGACCTGAACCAGGCTCGCACGCTGTTTGACCCGAACCAGGTCGACAGCGAAGGCACCACCTCGGTCGACTGGTTCGAACCGTCCCCCGATGGATCACTCGTCGCGATCTCGTTGTCCAGCGGCGGCAGCGAAGTCGGGGACGTGTCGGTGTTCGATTCCACCAGCGGCGAACGCGTCTTCGAAATCGTCCCACGCGTGAACTCGGGGACGGCCGGTGGCGATTTGGCCTGGGCACCCGACGGCAAGGGGTTTTATTACACGCGGCACCCCCGTCCGGGCGAGCGTCCGGAGGTCGATCTGAATTTTTACCAACAACTTTATTACCACCAACTCGGAACCGACAGCGCCGAAGATCGATTCGAATTGGGAACGGACTTTCCACGCATCGCCGAGATCGAAGTCGAGGTTCACGCGGAAACGGGCAACGTGCTCTGCAACGTCCAGAACGGTGACGGCGGCGAGTTCGCGCATTACTTGCGACGATCCGACGGGACCTGGACGCAGTTCAGTCGTTTCGGGGACAAACTCGTCCAAGCCACCTTCGAACCCAGCGGCGATATTCTGGCGATCACGCGTGAGGCAGCCCCACGCGGCAAAATCGTTCGCATTTCAACGGTGACCTCCAAGGGTGCGTTGACTGAATCGCTGACCCAATCGCTGACCGAACCGTTGATCCCCGAGGGTGACGACACGATCGTGACCAGTTTCTATCGTGCACCTCCCAGCTTGGTGGCGACCGACAACCGGATCTACGTCACCTACCAACTCGGCGGCCCTTCGGAAATCCGCGTCTACGATCGTGACGGCAACACGTTGCCCAAGCCCACACAATTGCCGATCTCCAGTGTCGGCGGACTGGAGCCGCTGACCGGCGATGACATCCTGTTTTACAACAGCTCCTACGTCGATCCGACACTTTGGTTTCACTACGACGCATCGAGTGAAACGACGACTCAAACGCCACTCTCCAGCAAGTCCCCGGTCGACCTGAGCGACGTGCGTGTGACGCGCAAATTCGCCGTTTCAAAAGACGGAACCAAAGTGCCGGTCAATATCATGCGACCGGCGTCGGCCAACGGCCCAGGCCCGTGTGTACTGTACGGTTACGGCGGTTACGGCATCAATTTGACGCCGCGATTCAACGCCAGCAACAAGGTGCTTTTCGAACAGGGGGTCACTTATGTCGTCGCCAACCTGCGCGGCGGCGGTGAATATGGCGAAGCCTGGCATTTGGACGGCAACCTGACCAAAAAACAAAATGTTTTTGACGACTTCTACGCCGCGGCCCGCTACTTGATCGACAACGGATACACGACCTCGGACCAGCTGGCGATCATGGGCGGATCCAACGGTGGATTGTTGATGGGCGCCACCCTGACCCAGCATCCGGACCTGGCCCGGTGCGTGGTTTCCTCGGTCGGAATCTACGACATGCTGCGGGTCGAATTGTCGCCCAACGGATCGTTCAACATCCCCGAATTCGGCACGGTCAAAAACCCCGACCACTTCAACGCCATGCGGGCGTATTCGCCGTTTCACAACGTCAAAGACGGCACAGACTACCCGGCGGTTATTTTCTTCACCGGCGCCAACGACCCGCGTGTCGATCCGATGCAATCACGCAAAATGACGGCACGCTTGCAAGCGGCATCGACGTCGGGTCTGCCGGTGCTGTTGCGCACCAGTGCCAACGCCGGACACGGCGGCGATTCCGGTCTGTCCCAGAAGATCGAACAGGTGGTGGATACCTGCGCGTTTCTGTTTCATCACTTGGGTGTCAAGGTTCAACGGCCGCAGTGA
- a CDS encoding glycerophosphodiester phosphodiesterase, with protein sequence MPLRLILLFSAVMALLSPVHAQKPNIRQAPANRQAPANRQAPATIERFDGAGNLPPGWSVVSGDWKQTDGALLARSMDSDSYITFGDPSWRNYEVEATLTFLKVRDPARWVSLLVRASEDGATPWSQVPVRFDATRKNGVEFAVRTSPRQWSVRQTAAASQACELNRPRRLKAIVRQSFVEVYLDGHQVLSSHYCVDRDRGCVGLGVSGCIARFDDVSVRPLPEDGGDVAAPVVRSEVVAHRGYSAVAPENTLAAIDEAIRVGASGCEFDVYRCADGTVVLMHDKTVDRTTDGTGRVTELSLERLRQLDAGAWKAARFAGEKVPTLKEALGRLRGTGCQPVIEIKMEGISQQVIDDVRELDMVDQVAVIAFSPQVVREIRELEPQLACAWLYGKSVEGTPAQQADWLQTRAKQCNATILDLNYKLLSPELVAELKQRGLAVWTWTVNEAAVMGALRRWGVDSITTDRPNLLTAAVEP encoded by the coding sequence ATGCCACTGCGGTTGATCCTTTTGTTTAGCGCCGTGATGGCGCTGTTGTCGCCTGTTCACGCCCAGAAACCCAACATCAGACAGGCCCCTGCCAACAGACAGGCCCCTGCCAACAGACAGGCCCCCGCTACCATCGAGCGTTTTGACGGCGCGGGGAATCTGCCGCCGGGCTGGTCGGTGGTTTCCGGCGACTGGAAACAGACCGATGGGGCGTTGCTGGCACGCTCGATGGATTCGGACAGCTACATCACGTTCGGCGATCCGAGTTGGAGGAACTATGAAGTCGAAGCGACGTTGACGTTTTTAAAAGTCCGCGATCCCGCGCGTTGGGTTTCGCTGTTGGTGCGGGCCTCCGAAGACGGTGCGACTCCGTGGTCGCAAGTGCCGGTTCGGTTTGATGCGACGCGAAAGAACGGCGTGGAGTTTGCCGTCCGGACCAGCCCGCGTCAGTGGAGCGTCCGCCAGACCGCCGCGGCGTCGCAGGCCTGTGAATTGAATCGACCCCGGCGGCTGAAAGCGATCGTTCGCCAATCGTTCGTCGAAGTCTACTTGGACGGGCACCAGGTCTTGAGCAGCCATTATTGTGTCGACCGAGATCGCGGCTGTGTGGGCTTGGGCGTGAGCGGATGCATCGCCCGTTTTGATGACGTTTCGGTGCGACCGTTGCCCGAGGACGGTGGCGATGTCGCGGCGCCCGTGGTGCGCTCTGAAGTGGTTGCCCATCGCGGTTATTCGGCTGTCGCGCCGGAGAACACCTTGGCCGCGATCGACGAGGCGATTCGGGTGGGGGCCAGCGGCTGCGAATTCGATGTCTATCGCTGCGCTGACGGGACGGTCGTCTTGATGCACGACAAGACCGTCGATCGCACCACCGACGGAACCGGACGCGTCACCGAACTCAGCCTTGAACGTCTGCGTCAACTCGATGCAGGGGCGTGGAAAGCGGCGCGTTTCGCCGGGGAAAAGGTACCGACGCTGAAAGAGGCGCTGGGCCGGCTTCGCGGGACCGGCTGCCAACCCGTGATTGAAATCAAGATGGAAGGGATCTCTCAACAGGTGATCGACGACGTCCGCGAATTGGACATGGTCGATCAAGTCGCGGTGATCGCATTCAGTCCACAGGTGGTCCGCGAGATCCGTGAATTGGAACCGCAACTGGCCTGTGCTTGGCTGTACGGCAAATCCGTTGAGGGCACGCCGGCACAGCAAGCCGATTGGTTGCAGACGCGCGCCAAACAATGCAACGCAACGATCCTGGATTTGAACTACAAACTCCTTTCGCCGGAGCTGGTCGCCGAGCTGAAGCAACGCGGTCTGGCGGTTTGGACCTGGACCGTGAACGAAGCCGCCGTGATGGGGGCGCTGCGTCGTTGGGGGGTGGACAGCATCACGACCGATCGGCCGAATCTGCTCACTGCGGCCGTTGAACCTTGA
- a CDS encoding response regulator, translating to MTQRDDFLDAKRNIEVLLVEDSPSDAMLTIEALREGCVTERLYHVEDGVEALAYLRREGKYSEVGRPDVVLLDLNMPRKNGHEVLKEIRADHVLQFLPVIVLTTSDDERDVLEAYGENANCYITKPVDLNAFVRAMRSLGDFWLKWVTLPPRTI from the coding sequence ATGACTCAGCGAGACGACTTTCTCGATGCGAAACGTAACATTGAAGTGTTGCTGGTCGAAGACAGCCCCAGCGATGCGATGCTGACGATCGAGGCGTTGCGTGAAGGTTGTGTGACGGAACGGTTGTATCATGTTGAAGATGGTGTGGAAGCATTGGCTTATCTGCGACGCGAAGGCAAGTATTCCGAGGTGGGACGCCCCGACGTCGTCTTGCTGGACTTGAACATGCCACGTAAAAATGGCCACGAAGTCCTCAAGGAGATTCGCGCCGACCACGTCTTGCAGTTTCTGCCCGTGATCGTGCTGACGACTTCCGATGATGAACGCGACGTGCTGGAAGCCTATGGCGAAAATGCCAATTGCTACATCACCAAACCCGTCGATCTGAACGCCTTCGTTCGGGCGATGCGATCACTTGGGGATTTCTGGTTGAAATGGGTCACCTTGCCGCCGCGCACGATTTAG